The genome window gattcaagaatcatcccaatccgatcattgtagctcaagttataaccgaaatacgaaaatgtgtcaaaactgtcaaaatacacaaaatccaagtaaaaagtgataaaaacctcatttaatcacttaaaagcatttttcaccaattatagccgaaatgattcatattcttccaataatatacccaaagtgactaaaaataatataaaatgtcatacaattattacgtaaattagtcacttatcaaccCCAATATTTGTAGATATGGCCCCACTCACCAAAGTAGAATGTTTATTTTTAGGTattgaatttttcaaaagttttgctTTTTATGTCAAGTAATTTATTGAAAGTCAATATACCTATATATGGCACttacaatatatatatgtatgccAAAAAATCATTTAATTGCAGTTCTTAATAAAATAACAAGTATTTTATGTAACCTATCATTATAACTAATGAtaacaaaagtacaaatatAACCCTGGCACTTTAAGGAGTCTAGTCCAGCGGCGATCTTTTATTACATAAAAATTTGTACAATATTGAGCTGTAGGGCattaatggatttttttttttgcatcatCGTATTTTAGTTACATAATATTTATGTTATTATGTGTTGTTATGCACTATGTAATATTATAATTGTCTATTTCTATTATCAAAAATAGAGAACTTGTGCCTCcagagaaaaattgaaaattgtgcTGGTTTCACCACTGCTTATGGTTCTTCAAATGCACTTTAATTGGTTCGGTGACAATCATGTAAAAATCTCGTTATACAAGATAAAGTATTTAGTATAGTGTTTACTAATGTTTCTGCCTAAGAAAATCTATCAACATGCAAGCCAAAGTGATCAACACTACATGGAGGTGATATACTATATTAATACTATAATATatgcatttatttaatttttttttttgaagaatacACTAAGCAGAAATTTGGTAAAGGGTACCTAGTACTTTTCTGGGTATATATGGTGGCTATCATTTGTTTTAATGAAacaggaaagaaaaaaagattgcAGTGAAattggatttctttttcttttaacacAAAAATTTACCGGTTTACTTATTTGTACTTCGCTGTTGTGCTTAGCTATAAACAAGAGATGAACCCTTCCTATTTAGAGTAACCTGAAGAAAGTAATCAAATATAGATCAGAATCTCCTATTCTCTAAATATTTTCTTCCTAATGAAAACagccaaataatttattttgtttctttaattTGGATAATTGATGTCTTGGATTAAGGTTGAAACTCCAAAATTTAGATGTTTTCAGTTCCAATCCCCCCTTAATTTCCCCCTTACCCTCTTGCTTCTTCAATCCTGTCACTCCCctactaaattaaaaaaaaaagaaaaagaataattgATGTCAACCATCGAATTAAAATGAATGGTAAATATATTTCTAGAGGATGAAGGTTCTAAAGAATTTAGAGGATGAAGGGAGATGCATGCTTGATGGTGAAGACTTGGAGCCATTTTCTTTGCTTGAAATGATTAATGACATCGATCAGCTTGGCCTCTCCTACCGGTTCAGCCAGAGCATTAAACACGCTCTTGATAAACTTCGACTTTTGGAGGAATCAACTCAGAGTCTTCATGTTTCGGCTCTCTATTTCAGGTTGCTTAGGCAACATGGTTGTGAAATTTCCCCAGGTAATAGTCTTTAGATTACATGGATGATATACTTGTACAATTCAGCCCTTAAAAGGGGGACGTTATGGCCATGATCCAGATAAAATAAATGGCACTAGTCGTTTGTGCTCTGGTTCTGAAAAATGTACATGCAAATCTGTGTATTCATATAGCGGAGCGGAGCCGTTGTTCCTTTCCTCGATAACACCATATTTTGCAAATCTGTGAGATGCAGATATCTTTGAGAGATTTAAGGACCAAAGTGGCAACTTCAACAAAAACCTTGCTAGGGAAATTCGAGGAATGTTGAGCTTGTTTGAAGCTTCACATCTTGCATATGAAGGAGAGAGTATACTAAACGAGGCCAAATCATTCGCAAGTCTACATCTCAAAGATTCCAAAGAGTTCGTTGGTTCAAACATGTCAGAACAAATTACTCATGTTTTGGAGCTTACATATCACTATAGAATGCGGAGGCAAGAGGCTAGGTGGCATATTGAAGCGTATGCTAAAAGAAGTGACAAAAATCAAGTGCTGCTTGAGTTAGCCAAGCTAGACTTCAACATGATGCAGCCTAAGCTTCAAAGTGAAGTTCAAGAAGTATCGAGGTAAGATCAAGCAGGAAAACAGATGCATTTCATTGTAtggatttttcttttaaaagggataatttcagaaacctctcctgaggttttCAACAATTTCATTCAACTCCCTTGAGGTTTACATAATTACGAAGACCTCTCTTGGTGTGATAAAAAGACAACAATGCCCTTCATTAATTCTCAATATATTGAAAAACTCTATTAATTATTAAAACTCTCTCATCTACTATCAACTAATAAGTCGAACTACAGTTTTTCCCATTTAATTATCTATTCTCTTCTTTCTATATCTATTTTCCTTTcaaattcatttatttattattctCAACCAAATGTGTACTGTCACCACTAATAAAATTATCATACGCACCAAACCACCAATATTTACATATCTTGATATCTATTCTCAATACTtgatttttcattattattaaatAGTTTCCTTGCGCCCGtttttgtttccaatttttgataggcattagcaaattgaaattgttaaatgacaaattgagtgctaatttcattatcaaactagatgaagatgaagagtgacagtgataaaaaataaaaattaaggataagaaGTGGAATAGGAACTAAATATAGGCTATATTGTTATGGTTGTCATGAAAAAATGTGTCCTtggtatatatttataattgcATTGTGTTTCTATTTTTGATTTACAATTATTGATGCTATTCTTATAGAGaggatttgattgattttgaactcTGTGCCAATGGAGTATATTTGATATTGATATTAATAGTGATGGTTtagattattttttattaaaaaggTGGCAGCAATGGAATTGAAATTTAGGGATATTGATGAATTTTGTTGTATATTAAGTAAAATCTGATATTGATATGAGATTGTATGTAAGTTTTTAAGTATATGATGTAGCATTTATAGTTGATACAATGGTCtgcataaaaaatttttagataaaaGAGGAACATTAGAACAAAAATAAGTGTTTATTTAATGGTGATTTGGATGTTAACGAGTAGGTAACAATAATAGCAAgtagaaataaatgaaatagagactatgaaccatttttttcctttacattTTTGTTGTGATTATAACTCAAAGGCATTATaggaattttgagaaaaagtataGTTTTTTGGGCCTAGAatgttacttaaatagtgaaaatgggggaggtaggtgtaatttttagaaattGAGAGGAGCTTtctataattataaaaaatctCAAGGAAGGTATGTGAAATTAACCCCTTTTAAAATAAGTGATAGGAgctttcacaaaaaaaaaaaaaaaaaaaaaaaagtagcagGAGTCTTGTTCCCATTGGAACTGTCAATGCCAGAAGCATAATTAGGCAAACTCACTTTACAGGTTTCTCTTGGGAATCAGGGGCCTCAGCAGTCCATTCCGTTTAACATTTCGGCAAAATGGTCATTCCAAAATCTTTTTACACCCTATTCTAACTACTTTACATTCTGTCTAAATTTATCTATATCCTACTCCAATTTGTTTACACCCTAAGGGCAAACTAATCTGAAATCAAACTTGAGAGCGCCATTTAATTCCTAATAAATATTTGCGTTACTTTTCTTGTATTATCATAAATTATCCGATGTCACTTCTTCTACATCACAGTTGATCTGGCCTAAAATGATTAAAATTGGACAAGTAGATGGATCCAAAGTCTCTCCAGTTGAGTTCCATTCAGTTGGTGTAATTCTTACTGTATTGAGTGTAAACTCTTACAACTTTGGTGTAATCGTAAAATTCGTTAACTCATACAAgtaaatattgttaaattcAGTATTACATCAACTAGACCAAACTGGACAAAACTCAACAGGAGAGGCCTCATATCTCCCTGCAGACATAGTCTACCTAAATACTTTCTTTCGGATGCTAACTATTCCAGTTTCGAAGTCTGGAAGTTTTCCCTGGCAGAATTGCATTTCAATGGGATAGGCAGATTGCCATATAACGGATTGCTCTCGGTCATTCTTAGGTGGTGGAAAGTTGTAGGGTTAGCAGACAAGTTGGACTTTGCAAGAGACAGGCTAATGGAAAGCTTCTTTTGGTCCGTTGGAATGGcatttgagcctcgatttagtAAATGCCGAATGGCAGTAACCAAAGCATTTACGCTGATCACTGTCTTGGATGACATCTCTGATGTTTATGGTTCCATTGATGAACTCGAGCAATTAACAGATGCCATTGTGAGGTACGTAACTAAATACTCGATTTTGTTATgatggttttttattttttattttccattttatgattaTCAAACTATATATTTTTCTTCAGATAGGACCTTGATGCTATGAAAGATCTTCCTGAATATATGACACTATGCTTCCTTGCTGTTTACAACACTATAAACGACTTGGCTTATGACACTCTTAAGGAAAAAGGAGAGCTCATAATTTCTCAACTGAAAAAAGCAGTAAGTAATTAATTAATCAGTGATTCCTCGTCCCACTCTAATATAATTACTATttttctgatttgcttcattacTGTTAAACATTTGCTCAATTACTAGTTTGATCTCTCATGTAATTAACATAGTCTAACTTTCGTTCAAATACTATTTTTCAGTGGGCAGATTTATGGAAAGCATTCTTACAAGAAGCTCGATGGTTTTACAAGAAAGTCACACCAACCTTTGATGAGTACATCGAAAATGGATGGATTTCATCATCTGGAGCTGTGCAACTAATTCATGCTTACTTTTTGGTCACAGAGAATATCTCAAAGGAGGCCATAGTGTGCTTGGACTATGATCTTGGTTTCTTGCGTTGGCCCTGCATAATTTTTCGTCTTACCAACGATTTGAGCTCCTCGACGGTACGTGTACTCATGCACCAATTCCCTCTATACAGATGATTAAAAAACTTGTCACTAATGCAAAGGCAAATAATGAAAGTTAACCTATTTTTGGATGATCAGTTCCATTTCTAATCtaaattttgacttgtttgtcTGTTGATCTCGGTTGAGTCTCAGTGAAAGTGTAATTTGGAGTATACTATGAATGCAAActtattaatttaaatttgGAGTATACCATAAAAAAGTTACAGATACAAAAAGTGACAATTTCCTATTGAAAATGTGACGACGTACATAAAATGTACATTTTGCTTGTTTCTGTTCTGCTGTTTATTGTAAAACATTACTGTGCCATTTTCGTAGGCTGAGATAGAGAGGGGTGAAACTACAAATGCAATTACATGTTTCATGCATGAAACTGGCCTGTCTGAGGAGTTTGCCCGACAACATATAAGCAAGATGATTGAGGAATGCTGGATGAAGATGAACAAACAATTGTTGTCTCCATCACCATATAAGGAAAATTTCATTCAAGTTGCTATGGATCTTGCTCGAATTGCTCTTTGTCAATATCAGCATGGGGATGCTCATAGTGCCCCGGATGCTACAGCCAAAAACCGCATCATGTCTGTTTTGCTTGATCCTATCCGGTTGAGGGAGATGGAAGATAATGCCACTACGTACGGGGACAACACTGGGGCCATTTTCTGATTTGCTCTTAGGTATCTCTGAACATCTGAGACCAACCAACTATAAGCATTTGTTCTTTGGCCACACATTTCTCATGTTTACTAATGTTACAAATATTtacttttccaatatttcaaagCATTTTTGTTTGAACTGTGCATATTTATTAAGCTCTATACATTAGCCAGATTACCAAAGATTCTTCCCTTTCCCCCTAGTAAGATTTGGAGTCTCCCTTCAAAAAAGATAAAGTTTCAAAATTAAAGAACTAGTTATATGTACACAGAATTCTATGGGACGTTGCCCCTAGTATTCTGTGGGACTTTGCCCAATATATGTAcacagaataaaaaaaaattaaagaactagttttgtaaaaatttgattttttataCAGTTTCTTCTTGTTCACAAAATATAGTGTTTAATTCAAGTTTTTCTAAGTTTACTGGAACTGAGATCGAAATAAAGGTCCAAATAAAGGTAAAAGGAAGAGAAGATACTATTATTTATCTTTGTGCGAAGGGAAGTAATGAAAGCCAGTAATTTCATATTCCAAGGGACTAGAGAACTCTTCAATCTTTGTACATCTTTgtatctgaaattttcaaactgctTTCATATCTAGGTTTTGGAGCTTCACGAGTttcattttgttgatttttcagCCTCGAAAGgagatttcttcttcttcttttggtatCTGATGCATGTAGTAGATACCACCAGTGTAGGCTTTttgaagtttaaaaaaaaaggatcactACCATTCATAAGAAAGAAAGAGTTCTCGATTTTTTTGAAATCTAACTATACCAGTGCTAATAAAGATTCTGAGGAACGATTATCAATGCCCATGGACGATTAGTTATGAGATCGAGCAGTGTTGTGAGTTCTCTCAGGGGAGTTTACAGTTCAAGTATTGACAGGTGTCGAATCggtgcaataataattattaaaaagtcctaattaccaccacaattaattatagaacaaatctgagtactggagcagggatcCTAAgtatgcaatgggttacttgattcaccctgtttccGAAGaatttgcttgatccgatataccagaattgtctataaaaatattaaatttgcatacaatggcaagtagggtcgattccacagggaatGGATAGGAAGCtgtttctttccaaatcaataGAACAAAATTGGGGGATATTTAATAGaatgaaaataaaagtaaaataaacaaaattcaaaagctaACTCAACAAGTACAATTTAC of Coffea arabica cultivar ET-39 chromosome 5c, Coffea Arabica ET-39 HiFi, whole genome shotgun sequence contains these proteins:
- the LOC113689456 gene encoding isoprene synthase, chloroplastic-like, which codes for MKVLKNLEDEGRCMLDGEDLEPFSLLEMINDIDQLGLSYRFSQSIKHALDKLRLLEESTQSLHVSALYFRLLRQHGCEISPDIFERFKDQSGNFNKNLAREIRGMLSLFEASHLAYEGESILNEAKSFASLHLKDSKEFVGSNMSEQITHVLELTYHYRMRRQEARWHIEAYAKRSDKNQVLLELAKLDFNMMQPKLQSEVQEVSRWWKVVGLADKLDFARDRLMESFFWSVGMAFEPRFSKCRMAVTKAFTLITVLDDISDVYGSIDELEQLTDAIVR